Proteins encoded by one window of Odocoileus virginianus isolate 20LAN1187 ecotype Illinois unplaced genomic scaffold, Ovbor_1.2 Unplaced_Scaffold_37, whole genome shotgun sequence:
- the LOC110144825 gene encoding interferon omega-1 gives MAFVLSLLMALVLVSYGPGGSLGCDLSQNHVLAGRKTLRLLGQMRRLSPRFCLQDRMDFAFPQEMVEGGQLQEAQAVSVLHEVLQQTFTLFHTERASAAWDTTLLEQLRTGLHQQLDHLDACLGQVMGEEDSALGRTGPKLAVKRYFQGIHVYLQEKGYSDCAWEIVRLEIMRSFSLSTNLQESLRMMDGDQNSP, from the coding sequence ATGGCCTTCGTGCTCTCTCTACTGATGGCCCTGGTGCTGGTCAGCTACGGCCCGGGAGGATCCCTGGGCTGTGACCTGTCTCAGAACCACGTGCTGGCTGGCAGGAAGACCCTCAGGCTCCTGGGCCAAATGAGGAGGCTCTCCCCTCGCTTCTGTCTGCAGGACAGAATGGACTTCGCTTtcccccaggagatggtggagggcgGCCAgctgcaggaggcccaggccgTCTCTGTGCTCCACGAGGTGCTCCAGCAGACCTTCACCCTCTTCCACACAGAGCGCGCCTCTGCTGCCTGGGACACCACCCTCCTGGAGCAGCTCCGCACTGGACTCCATCAGCAGCTGGACCACCTGGACGCCTGCCTGGGGCAGGTGATGGGAGAGGAAGACTCTGCCCTGGGAAGGACGGGCCCCAAACTGGCCGTGAAGAGGTACTTCCAGGGCATCCATGTCTACCTGCAAGAGAAGGGATACAGCGACTGTGCCTGGGAAATCGTTAGACTGGAAATCATGAGATCCTTCTCTTTATCAACCAACTTGCAAGAAAGTTTAAGAATGATGGATGGAGACCAGAACTCACCTTGA
- the LOC139033698 gene encoding interferon omega-1-like: MAFVLSLLMVLVLVSYGPGGSLGCDLSLNHVLAGTEKNLTLLDQMRRLSPHLCLQDRKDFAFPQEMVEGGQLQEAQAISVLHEMLQQSFNLFNTKRSSAAWDTTLLEQLRTGLGQQLADLDDCWQQVTGEEDSALGRKGPTDAVTTYFKGIHVYLNEKEYSDCAWEIVRLDIRRAFSRFINQLAR, from the coding sequence ATGGCCTTCGTGCTCTCTCTACTGATGGTCCTGGTGCTGGTCAGCTATGGCCCTGGAGGATCCCTGGGCTGTGACCTGTCTCTGAACCATGTGCTGGCTGGCACTGAGAAGAACCTCACTCTCCTGGACCAAATGAGGAGACTCTCCCCTCACCTCTGTCTGCAGGACAGAAAAGACTTCGCTTtcccccaggagatggtggagggcgGCCAgctgcaggaggcccaggccaTCTCTGTGCTCCACGAGATGCTCCAGCAGAGTTTCAACCTCTTCAACACAAAGCGCTCCTCTGCTGCCTGGGACACCACCCTCCTGGAGCAGCTCCGCACTGGACTTGGTCAGCAGCTGGCCGACCTGGACGACTGTTGGCAGCAGGTCACGGGAGAGGAAGACTCTGCCCTGGGAAGGAAGGGCCCCACAGATGCCGTGACAACGTACTTCAAGGGAATCCATGTCTACCTGAATGAGAAGGAATACAGCGACTGTGCCTGGGAAATCGTCAGACTGGATATCAGGAGAGCCTTCTCTCGCTTCATCAACCAGCTTGCAAGATAG